In Struthio camelus isolate bStrCam1 chromosome 3, bStrCam1.hap1, whole genome shotgun sequence, the DNA window CATTAGGAATTAATTATGATACTTCCTCATACACCCAGAAACTTAACTAGATAAACAAAAACGTGATCAACAACTGCCCTAAGCTGTAAGTCCACAGAAGGTGCAAAGCCGTTGACAGGCCTTGAACAGgatcttttcttttcagtgtttcttctaGTCTGTTATGAGCAGCAAGGAGAGAGAGTAGGGAGGTAACTTCTGGTaccccttaaaaaaaagaaatgctaaaacTAGAAAACataaattgttttatttgcaGTTGTTTCAGTTCAACTTGCAAATTCAAAGTCTTTCTTTAAATATTCCCATCAGAATATTTCTCACATATCAAAACTGGTTGTTTTTCCAGCAGCAATTCTGGCCACAATCTCTATCTGGAAACTTGGACATCAGAGAAGCCCTCTAACTGGAATATGTTATCTGCCTTTCAAAGACACTTTTTTGTGGGATAATGGCTCTAGCCTCCCATGCCACCTCGACTTTCCTTTTTCAGATTATCCCCTCTCATTTGAAATCGCAAATTTCTTTGGGCAGTAAGCCCAGTCTTTGTATGCATTTCTTTTTGGACCTCTATGCTCACGCGATTCCCAGTCCTGCTCACTACGTTAGGACGGCTGCATAAGACAAGATAATCACagcatgaattttttttcattccatgaCATAAAACACCTGTTTATTACACCTGTCTGTGTTCCCATGAaacatcatcaaaaaaaaaacccctccatcCTTCCTTCAGAGAAACCACCAGTTGGATTTCCTTAGGAGCTAGGGCAGAACTCAAGGAAAGGGCGGTCACTGGCAGCGCAGGAGCACAGCCCTTTCTCCTGGGACTGTACCTGCGTGTGAGTCAGCAGAAACAGCCTTAGCTGCCTCATGAAAGAAGGAACCTGCCAACATGAAAGTGAAAAGTAATTGCTAAGAGAGCTCTTTAAGTACCCCAAGATGTGTAAGACCTATAGATGCCAAACACATCTGAGAGCGAGGTAAGCACTGCAAAGGCCTGCCAGGAAAAGGCAAGGCCGAGCGCTGGCTAGCCGTGCCGCGGCAAGGTGTGAATCCTCCCACCCACCTGCGTGGTCCCAGCCCTGGCACCGAGGGCAAGCCCCCTGCTCTGCCGGCTTTGGGGCCAGTCCGGTGGGAAGCGTGGGGACATCGGCCCCACCAGAAGCTGCGGCTGAGCATCTCGGCCTGCAGCAGCCTCTTTTCCTCCCATTGTCtccactttttctttctcctcacccTGGGAAGGGAGAACACGTAATAGGGCTCTCCCTTCCCAGGGTGcggaaaaagaaagagcagagtgGAAAGTTTATGCTGCTGCTACCTTCCCATCCAGCTCTCCTGGCTGGGATTCGGGGCAGCGAACAGCACACGGTGAGCTGGGAAGGGCATGGGGCCATGCagtgtgcgagagctgggactgccccgggggcaGATGTGCAGCCCCAGGCAGGCTGTGGCTGTGTGCACTATGGGCAGGGCTGGGTTTGCTTCCACCCACTGCTCCCTCCTGTTCTTCAGGCGTGGAGTCAGAAGAAAACCGCAGCCTGCAACAGTGCTATGAAGCCAAGCACGGAATGTGGATAAGGAGGCCCATAGTCTGTAGGCAGTGCAGGAGCTCCCTGTGTGTTTTTCAGAGCCAAAAGAGGCCAACATCTAACGAACACTGTATTCAGCCCAACTTTTTATTCCTTAATATTACAGTATTACATATCTTATGAATGGGAAGTTGAGGCCAAAAGGTAAAAACACTTTGTTGAAAGGCATAATGTATAAGCTATGAATTtaatacaacaaaaaaaaccccttcctgTTCCAACCATAGAGCAAAGTCCTGCACCCCACTGGCAGATCCTTGCATAAGGGTTAAGATGTTTTACAGAGTCTTCAGGATAGAAGTCTTATTACAGGAAACTGCATTGAAGAGACTCAAGAAGCATTTTTCTGTCTAAAACCATCTTTAGCCTCCTATTTCACCATTTTCATCTACCAGAATTAGAAGTTTGAGTTCTACATTTCCATCAGCTGCAGGTTGCTAGTATCACTTTGCACCTTGAGCTACAACAAGCGTTCAGTGAGAAGATTTCAGCTTTTGCAAGTGTTGCCTGGTCTGCGATTTTATCTTTTAGGCTATTGTGTTCAGAGGGGAACACACAGCCAGGCATGGACCATAGGAACAGATGCTTAACAGATACAGGTTTATCTTGTTTTTCTACTTCTTGCCACCCTCCCCCTCAAAATTACTGAGTCTCTCCTGAAATACTGAGGGCAATAGGTGAACAGGAGTCTGTGGGCTCTAAGCTGCTGGGAGCCGATATAAGTGTTATCAGGTGCTTACCAGACTCAGCATTATGTCCTGCCCTCAGCTCCGTCAGGGAACCCCACCTCCCTCTCCTTGGGCTAGTTTTGGCATCAGTCACCAGTCAGgcacctcttcctccttctcttctgttAGGATGAATTCTTGTGGGGCTGAGCGTTAATGTAGGCATTGGCTACATTAACTTTACTTAAATCATGATAGTATCCTTCTCTGTCTTGTGCCTGTGCATCTCACTACTTTCCTAGCTCACACCACAGTAACCTCACCTGGTTGCCAAAAAGCAAAGGTTCAGCCCCTTCTCCCTCAGAATGAGGCTGTCCTCACTTCTACAGATGTCTATCATGGGTATcactgaaatacattttgctaCTCATTAAGGCAAGCAGTTACCTATTTTGGACGGTATTTTAGGGAAACTGTTGGAGATGAAAAAGACTGTAAATACTGCTGGACCACCTGATGTAGTTACACTGTTGCTAAAAGTCTTACGAAAAATTCATTAATAGCCGCTCAGCTATTTGAGTCTCTCTGGCATTCAGACAGCAGCCataaaagcacattttattttattgtagtaCTAATCAATTCTAACACTTCCTGTCTCAGTGCATTCTCTTTTAAGCCCTCCCCACCAAAAAACACAATCCCTAGAATAAACCTTTGTTCCTCTTTCAACAGCTGTCCCTAATCTTGTTGTATAATACTTCACTACGCTGTATCCAATTGAAGACCAGATGCTACCGAACTGAAATCACCAATATTCCATATAAGTGCGGCCATATGCTTGCATAAAACAACTTGCTTTATCAGCTCCTTACCTTCAAGCTCTTTGAAATAGGGTAAGTCTCATCTGTGAGGTACATTACAAGTGCAGggagctgtaaaaataaatttcatttattgATTTCAAACCTCCTTGTGACAGAGAGGataaactgtaatttttttattgcaaaatattaaaataaattacattttacaaAGACTTAGCAAATATTTACATACAGTGTGATTCCAGTGACAATCAGCAACAAAGAACAGACAGACAGGCATATTATGGAGTGATATAGTCAAGGCTGTAGAAACTTCAAAAGTCATATGAAAGACAAGCaaagtttttaaaaggtaaatatatCACAAGTGGAACGAAGTCCACGAGGCACAAAAGTTACAAGTCTACAACAGAGTTCTTACGTTTCTGTTTAGGTCAACAGACTTGCATATTGCTTTTTGCTCTCCTTATCAGCAAGGCTTGTCTGTCTTTACCTGTACTCTCACAGATCAACTGGAGAAACATATCTCAACATACACAACTGTGTCACTCTGGACCTGTTATCAGTctatcattttatttctgcatgtTTTGTGACATCCATTGCCAGCAACAGATTCACAAATCGTTAGcggagaaaaaattaaaacaacactTCTTGTATTTCCTCAGTGATTTCGTACCAGTGTATCAGATGTGTTACACTGCCTGCCATGAGATAAGTATCTGCTACTGACGCTCTTCTGGTTACCTTAAAACAGGTTTCAATGGCACAAGACACAAAAGCAAGAAGTGTCACAATGATGTCATGAAGAACAGGGTCACCTAATCTATACCTTTTAATTGTAAAAGGGCCTTTGCAGgaacagacttaaaaaaaaattttttttttgaattgttgGCTCATCTTGGCAAAATTAAGATAATATTACACAAGTGTACTTAACATAATGGCCTCGAAGTGACTGGAAATCAATTTATTTGCATATAATAGCCAGCAAGAAGaattttcacttcttttccatCCGTTCTTCACAAATCCTTATAAGCttgctttaacagaaaaaaaaaaaaaaaacctcctctttctcccctttcctctctccccagcaAGAGATCTGTTTCACCTGTAAAAATTAATTACATAGAATTAAAAGTTACTAACATTGCTATTTAGCCAAATGCAATCTTAAATAGCATCCAAATAAAATGTTTCCAGACTGGccaaataactgaaataattataTGACCTTACCAAATAGCATTGGGGAATTCCCCAAAATTAACCAGAGGTGCTTTTAAGGCTGAATAGCTCAAAATCCAGACTGGACACCCTTCTAACTCACTACATGTAAATCTAAAGGCAGAAAGATAACATTAATTTAGgttccccaggcagctgcttttcTCAAGATATGGAAGACAAGCAGGCAAAAAGCTGTCTTGCTTAGCACTTCAGCAGTTCTGAGATGGCACCGTAATTTTAAAAACACTGGGAAATGGTTCAACTTTTTGAAGAGAGCCAGTATGAAAGCTGTATGCCAACTAAACTCCTCCAAAACACAGAGAGCAAGTACGGCTTAACTTGAACTTACCGCTTGTGCTGGCCCCTGTGCAAAGAGGTGAACTTTTTCCCCAGCATTAAAATTGCATTAAGGCACATGGTGGGGATGTCTTGAAAACAGTTTGTGAGGTGTTATCATGTTTCCCAAAAGTGGGAATTTTgtactttgttttaataaatttaaACCATTGCTTTAAATCCCATGATGCTTGTTATGCAGACTTACAGTCTATGCTGACTGCACTGCGAAAGGCCAAAGAGCCACATCTAACTTGATAATATGAAACAGATCCCATCCGTCCTCAGCTCTGCCATACAAGTGCACTCCACTAATAGAGAGTCTAGGTTCCAGTGTGAAACATCCCTTCCCAATCACAGAAGCCCAGCCAAGTGTCTGGGTTGTATTATTTCTGTATtcaagagtttttgttttttttttttctaaatgacgCTTGCACTTTGGCTATGCTTTTCCACCTGGCAAGCCTCTTCTCCCTTCACTGTCCCGTAGCTTACTAACTGTTGCTAAAACTTTGATCTTTGTATCAATAATGGAAGACAAGTTGGAGGATAAGAAAAGCTGTATGgagtgctttttcattttcttgtaagctaatatgcatttttttaaaacgaGAGGGCTAGACTCGCTACATAAGCATCCTTTATGTCACGTATGCTGTCTTACCTACCAGTTCTTATGGCTGTAAGGTACAGTTATCAGCCTTGACCCTTCGTACACAAAGCCCTTAATTCAAAACAGTTGAAGGGCTTGGAGTCCTTTTAAAATAGCGGTGGGGAAAAAACCTTCTCAATAGGCCTCTCTTTCTTCTGTCTGCTGGAACTCAAACTGATCCAGCCGCTCCCACTCCAAATGGCAGTAATGTAATGCAATTGGACTTCAAATTAGAACCTCCCTTCAGCAATATTGTCATCAAATATGAATTAACTACTGAATCCAATGATGTTGATTCCACATTTTTGTCAGCGTAACAGAGTTGGCCCTGGCCTTGTGTtaacttttcatttgaaaatctcaTACACGTGGAAGcttctaaaaagaaattaataaagacATCCCCTTGTTTCACAGTAGATGACTTCAAAATTTCTTGTCAACAGGATATCCAGCCAGAGAGCTGGGTTCCAATGTGTCCTCTTCCTCTTATGGAAGGAGAGGCCAGCAATTCAAGCAGCAGTCAGTATTTGCAGTTATTAGAAAATTTAGTAATTCAAGATTAGCATTGCAAGATTCCATAAACCCTTCTTATAAAGTTAATGAGTCAGCCAGCATTACACTGAAAATGAGAATGAGACAACTTTAACTGTTCAGTGGCATACTGGGCATACTGGAATGACTTAAGTAatgtaaaactaaacaaaacaacagaacttGTCATATTAAAGTTCAAAGGTCTTGGCAATTTTCTGTTCCAAGAATATTTGATACAACTGAAATCAGTACCTTTTGCCAGCATGTGATCAAGAGCCTCACTTGAAAGAGCTATCAGGATTAATGCATagacaaggaaaaaaggaagaaaaataaaaatcatgctataattttttttgtagCCAAAATGATTTGGgcttaaatattattaaatgatATACTTCCTTATATCAATGAGAAGCCCATCTCCAAGTCAAGTGATAATACTTTCTGGAGCTCATAGCTGAAGTccgcttaaaaaaaagaaaaagtgtcttACAGTCTTAAGTCATGCAATCACAGCTCAGTTTTACACCAGATCTGACATTACCCAGCATTCTTGAAAGTGGGATAGAATAACCATTGTGTACCCATACAggtcaggcttaaaaaaaaacaaaacaaaacaaaaatgcaaagtatAACAAACTGTTTCAAAAATCATCTCATTCAAGTCTAGTCTGAAGTACCAAGGCAGGGAGAAACAGCAAACAACAATACTGACAAACAcactgcacaaagcagcagcactaaAGGTCCCTTCTGACAGGCATCAGGGCATTTGGAGAGTATCTGCTACTCCAAAGGCGACTTTTCTCAGAAGAACAGAGTCACTAAAACTTCACCTGTACATAGATACTGTATAAGGTTCATTCAAGTATTTCCTCTAGGAAATGGACAGTGGAAGGACACgttcaccatttaaaaaaaaaaaaaaaaagttgcatcctGCTTGTGCTCATATATGCTTTGATCAACAGTTCTTCCAGTCACCTTATCTTTAACAGTTCTGGGGCTGATGTGCAGTTTAGCAGCCCGACAGGTGAGCTTCATCCCCGATGAGTTGTTCTTTGTTAGAGGGCTCCTTCTCAATCCATTCCTttggaatttttaattttaatattttattcacaaAAATACTATTCACTGTCTTTTGACCAGCACTAATGTATTCCAGGCAGATATTCCAGAAGCTTCTTCTCCAGTTTGCCAATGCACCTCAGCTAAGATGGAATACCAGGACATACAGATCTGAAGTTTCTCATTAAGAATAAGTTATACCATTTTTTGTGGTAGCAACTTAACAATGGACAGCTAAAAAACCTCACactcctttttttccatctgcGATCAAAGCAGGATTCAATCCAGGTTTTCAGAGGTGAAAGGCTAGTGGAGTAACCGGATACATCTGATGCCCAAAACGGTCTGTCTGCAATAGTATAGTTTCACTCCCAAACTAATTTCTCCATGAAATGCACAAATACAGAGCAGGTCCAGTGTAATAACTAGTCTTTTCTTTTCTAGTTTGTTCAAGAACTATAAAATCCCAAGAAGGAGTAGAACTCCAAAATCAACTGTTATTTTAcaagttttcttaaaaaacagaaaagcaaagctgaTGGGCTCAGAAACCAACTTAGGATGGCAAAAAGACACTGGAGTTTATTAGTTTGGggcttgcttttgttttcagagatAGAAGAAACTGCAAAGACACGCTCTTCTCCTTGCTCCATTTATTTGTTCGATATGCACTGGCCACTTTTAGAAAACCATTGTCAAATGTGCTTCACGTTGCAGCCTTCACATTGCTTACTGTATTATATTCATTCATCAGTTGTTCATAAGGCACAGAAAGTTCCAGCTCATTGTTGGTAAAGGTAGATTCATCAGAGGATGGGAATTTTACCAGTTTTTTTGCAGTTTCAGGTTCTTCTACGAGATTATCATCCATGGAGGATTTTGAAGTTTCCTCATCATCTGTGAGATCCTcctcttcatcatcatcttcatttaCAAATGTTATGTTGGCGTTCTCAAAGATTAGGGGTCGATAGTCTCTCGAGTCCCACACTTCCCCTTCTTCTTCACTGATCCTGTCTAGCTGGTTTACAAACATTGTTCCTTCTAGAGGGCTGTCTCCAACACGTTTATCATGCAGGTGTCTCAGCACATGACCATTCTGAATGTCTAGGGAAGCCTCATCATACTCAAATGACTTGGTCTTTGTGTAAGTCACCTGAGCATCTTTACTGGCATTCTGCATATTTTGCTTGGCATTCTCTACTTTAATCATTTTGTCATTATTAGTCTTCAGGGCCTTCTTTCCAATCTGCTTAATAAGATCATTGTAGGTCTCTTCCTTCTTCGAAAGGAAGCTGAAAATGTTCACATCCTTTGAGGTACCCATTTGAAGGGGTTTTTTAGATCGAGGATGGTTGTCaaatgattcttttctttttttcctccgttTCTTGATTGCTTTGTGCACTTCCACAAACATACTGACCTTCCAGTTGACAAAGAGTGAAAGCCAAGCCAGGCCTAGGTAGATCCATAACTCCACAAAGTATCTGTAAAGGGCATGATAGTTTGCATCTGGATTTACACCTACAAAGAATTTGAAACAGGAACATTACTGAAAGAGTACTTACAGCTGAAAAGCCTTCAAAGTTATCACCCAGAGAAGTATTCCCTCCCACACTAACAGATCCTTATTGTTTGgacactgctctgagaagtgaTAAGTGGGGACCTGAAACCTCCTGACAGAAGCAGTTGCAGGTCTTTCACTTGCCTGCATGTGTTCTAACCTCTGGTCTACAACATAAAATAGCAGCATATTTGACCTCCCCTTGTAAGCTCTAAAAGTGAACTTCGTTCTCTTCAAAAAATACAAGCACCCCCCCTGCCACTACTCTCCCTTGAGAGAGGGTTCAGCCTCCAAAGTCCTGATCAAGGCAGTAGATTTTAGAGAAAGATACGATTAGGAGGGAGAACCACTATGTTCAGCATTTCCTGTTGGCTAGTTCCAGCTGCACAGAGAGCATCACTCCATTACTGATATTTCCTGCTCAGCATACAGGATCCCATTCCAAGGTGCTTAACTATTAGGGTGAATAGGAAAGCTCCTTGCCTGAAATAGGGAAATAGGGACCTGATGCACCTGAGAGTGTAATGAACTCCAAAACTGCTCCAGACTAAGGCTAAGGGCTTAGGTATCTAAAACCAGAAAAAGCAAGATCCAATCCATCAGAGCAGGATTCAGCTTTTATCAAATCTTGTATTAAGCTAAATGCTTTGCAAAAGCTTAGAAAGCACCTTTGAGaattaagagtttaaaaatacaattgcCTCACTATGCTAAAAgtgaaacaatacaaaaaaatgcaattacTAACCAGCAACAAAATCTCCAAATCCTATGGTGGTGATAGTGATGAATGAGAAATAGAGACCTTCAATGTAATCCCAGCCTTCAGTCACCATAAAGACAAAGGGAGGAATAACCAGATGGACCAAGACACCCCAAACAATGAAAATAGCTGTGCATGTAATTTGTGCTTTCCTCTGTAAAGAAAGAAGAAGCAAAATTCAAGAAAAGAACTCTTAACTTGCCATAACTAAAAGTCACTGACTGAAGTAAACACTGAAGTAAAGGTTTTTCCTTTATGCAGAACGGACTACTCTTACTACTATTTACTCAAAAACGATTCTTTGTTCTCAGGGCATTTCCTCATAGTTCTGCTTCACACAGTCTAAAAGTTTTAGAGTTCCTGATATTTTATAAATAGGCACGGTATACAAATATAGCACTCCggtttacaaagcacagtcagtacctctgattttcattttattcatttgagTATAGAGGATCAGGAGCTGGGTTAGGACACTTCTATTTGTCTTCCCTCCCCTGTACCACTTGTCTTATATCTCTGCACAACCATACTTCACAAGtttgcatgcacatgtgcatttCACCATCATTTTCTGTACCTTCTCAGGTGCTGAACCAAGAAGATTTTTGTTGCATTAACACTTAGGCCAGCTCTGTTTGTGAAATTAGAGCGTAAACCAACCCCACCCTCTTCCAGGCATTCTGCCCCCTGCATTGCCTGCACCTCTGTGCACTGAACTAGAACGGAGATAAATTCACCAGGCAagaagaagcaggaggaaaaaaaaaaatcacagtaacacAGAACAAAACATCATTTCTCATCTGGTTCACTACATTGCAGGAAATGCTCACACTAGCATAAAAGCAGTTGGGAACAAAGCAGGACAGCTTATTTCAATGCCAAAGAAGCTTGAAGGGAATGCTTGTGAAACTAGAGCCTCATCTACACTGAACATACAACTTCTACTATAGGAATAATGTATGTTTCCATAGAAGCTACAATATTTATATTTAGTATCATTCAAAGGTTTCTTCAAGACCTTAATTTGCTAAAACTTCTGGCAGAACTTACCTACAACATCTAGTCCTGCTGTCAGTTACACCTATGCAATATCATTTGGGAAATTCATacttgtgtatgtgtttgtttacTACCAAGA includes these proteins:
- the KCNK5 gene encoding potassium channel subfamily K member 5, translating into MVDRGPLLTSAIIFYLSIGAAIFEVLEEPHWRSATDDYKRQKTELLKQFPCLGQEGLDKILQVVSNAAGQGVAITGNNTFNNWNWPNAVIFAATVITTIGYGNVSPKTPSGRLFCIFYGLFGVPLCLTWISALGKFFGGRAKRLGQFLTKRGVSLRKAQITCTAIFIVWGVLVHLVIPPFVFMVTEGWDYIEGLYFSFITITTIGFGDFVAGVNPDANYHALYRYFVELWIYLGLAWLSLFVNWKVSMFVEVHKAIKKRRKKRKESFDNHPRSKKPLQMGTSKDVNIFSFLSKKEETYNDLIKQIGKKALKTNNDKMIKVENAKQNMQNASKDAQVTYTKTKSFEYDEASLDIQNGHVLRHLHDKRVGDSPLEGTMFVNQLDRISEEEGEVWDSRDYRPLIFENANITFVNEDDDEEEDLTDDEETSKSSMDDNLVEEPETAKKLVKFPSSDESTFTNNELELSVPYEQLMNEYNTVSNVKAAT